One genomic window of Gossypium hirsutum isolate 1008001.06 chromosome D11, Gossypium_hirsutum_v2.1, whole genome shotgun sequence includes the following:
- the LOC107903073 gene encoding inositol polyphosphate multikinase beta, which translates to MLKVPEHQVAGRQAIDGKLGPLIDNSGHFYKPLQDDDERGTRELTFYHSFSSNTRIPHHIRRFFPVFHGTQLLKASDRSGLRPHLVLQDITSDHLNPSILDIKIGSRTWYLEASNDYIQNCFHRDKTTTTVSLGFRICGLQIYNESGFWKPGRKLVRNFTADDVRSVLRKFVSSNVGPEPDCCFAGSVYGGCDGILERLLELKTWFEDQTMYHFRSCSVLLLFDKESFLRGKTPFAEVKLIDFAHVVDGNGVIDHNFLGGLCSFIKFVSQVLADSKGSTMEDKI; encoded by the coding sequence ATGCTTAAGGTTCCAGAGCATCAAGTCGCCGGTCGTCAAGCCATCGACGGCAAACTCGGCCCTCTCATAGACAATTCGGGCCATTTTTACAAGCCTCTACAAGACGACGACGAACGCGGCACCAGAGAACTAACCTTCTACCACTCATTCTCATCCAACACCCGTATTCCACACCACATCCGCCGATTCTTCCCTGTTTTCCACGGCACCCAACTCTTAAAAGCCTCCGACAGGTCCGGTTTACGTCCCCACCTCGTCTTACAAGACATAACTTCCGACCACCTCAACCCATCCATCTTGGACATCAAAATCGGTTCCAGAACATGGTACCTCGAAGCATCAAATGATTATATCCAAAACTGCTTCCACAGAGACAAAACAACCACTACTGTCTCTCTAGGTTTTAGAATATGCGGACTACAAATATACAATGAATCGGGTTTTTGGAAACCGGGAAGGAAACTAGTCCGGAACTTTACAGCAGATGATGTTAGATCGGTTTTAAGGAAGTTTGTTTCGTCGAATGTTGGACCGGAACCGGATTGTTGCTTTGCTGGTAGCGTATACGGTGGTTGTGATGGGATTTTGGAACGTTTATTGGAGCTGAAAACATGGTTTGAAGATCAAACCATGTACCATTTTCGTTCGTGTTCGGTTCTGCTCTTGTTCGATAAGGAATCGTTTTTGAGAGGAAAGACACCATTTGCTGAAGTTAAGCTTATTGATTTCGCTCATGTTGTGGACGGCAATGGTGTTATCGATCATAACTTTTTGGGTGGATTATGCTCGTTTATTAAGTTTGTTTCTCAGGTTCTCGCCGATTCAAAGGGATCCACGATGGaagataaaatttaa
- the LOC107904643 gene encoding oleosin G, whose translation MAERNNPTHQQQQQRPSRANRTVVPSSTFLQKIQSHAPNTTHFLGFLLLFFVSAATLLILTGLTLTATVFGLVCFMPVIVVSSPVWFPICTFLFLTAVGFLSACGFGVAVAAGSTWMYRYFRGMHPPGSDRVDSARTRIYDTASHVKDYAMEYGGYLQSKVKDAAPGA comes from the coding sequence ATGGCGGAACGTAACAATCCCACCcaccaacaacaacaacaacgacCGTCGAGAGCCAACCGCACCGTCGTCCCATCCTCCACTTTCCTACAAAAAATCCAATCCCATGCACCCAACACCACCCACTTTCTCGGATTCTTACTCCTCTTCTTCGTTTCCGCCGCCACTCTCTTAATCCTCACTGGACTTACTCTCACCGCCACCGTCTTCGGGCTCGTTTGTTTCATGCCGGTGATCGTCGTTTCTAGCCCCGTTTGGTTCCCGATATGCACCTTCCTGTTTCTCACCGCCGTTGGGTTCTTGTCGGCGTGTGGCTTCGGAGTCGCCGTCGCGGCTGGGTCGACATGGATGTACCGTTACTTTAGGGGAATGCATCCACCTGGGTCGGACCGGGTTGATTCAGCTCGGACCCGGATTTATGATACGGCTAGCCATGTTAAGGATTATGCTATGGAATATGGTGGGTATTTGCAAAGCAAGGTTAAGGATGCTGCTCCTGGTGCATGA
- the LOC107904644 gene encoding uncharacterized protein, translated as MDSSEHGSTSPKQPLTVGLVVSFKALWAKHAGRVSKKLKPKHNEFGSLSDSPRSLAVKSPGPKRLLTTLSNKAIKLVNRKKAGEKTGKEEEEIGDGGVWQRAILMGDKCQPLDFSGVIYYDSKGNQVEELPFRSPRASPMPAYLTSKKTCY; from the coding sequence ATGGATTCATCGGAACATGGCTCTACCTCGCCGAAGCAGCCGTTAACTGTCGGCCTCGTCGTTTCATTCAAGGCTCTATGGGCCAAGCACGCCGGCCGAGTTTCAAAAAAGCTGAAGCCAAAGCATAATGAGTTCGGCTCACTTTCCGATTCTCCGAGATCCTTGGCGGTGAAATCTCCGGGACCGAAGCGGCTATTGACGACGCTTAGCAACAAGGCGATCAAGTTGGTGAACCGGAAAAAGGCCGGTGAGAAAACCGGGAAGGAAGAGGAGGAGATCGGAGACGGCGGAGTATGGCAAAGAGCGATCCTGATGGGAGATAAATGTCAGCCGCTAGATTTTTCAGGTGTGATCTATTACGATAGCAAAGGAAATCAAGTGGAGGAGTTGCCGTTTCGTTCCCCACGTGCTAGTCCGATGCCTGCTTACCTCACCTCAAAGAAGACTTGCTATTAG